A genomic stretch from Dissulfurispira thermophila includes:
- a CDS encoding substrate-binding domain-containing protein: MPKIPFVKPATSSIFRFIDIVILLLSYTLSSFCYAYDIGYQGTHILTHGALEELAKVFEKKYGKSIFVKGGGCADGIAVVANNRLEMGGICCPLNNDVAKKNNLIAHEVASDIKVVIVNPKNPLTNLSLKQVSDIHKGHIKKWKEVGGYNKPIAVIFRQHCQDKEEPVRELLGIDKISEKAIVVNTDKEVIEYVEKFPAAIGITSRVFAKKARVKMINIDGISPTPENTEKGIYKLKGGLYVITKGQPSGDVKKFIDFILSREGQSIIGKEFAKVK, translated from the coding sequence ATGCCCAAGATACCTTTCGTCAAACCCGCTACATCTTCTATATTCAGGTTTATTGATATAGTCATATTGCTTCTATCCTATACTCTTTCGAGTTTTTGCTATGCCTATGATATCGGTTATCAGGGCACCCATATACTCACACATGGCGCGCTGGAAGAGCTTGCAAAGGTATTCGAAAAAAAATACGGCAAGAGCATTTTTGTTAAGGGAGGCGGTTGCGCTGACGGGATAGCAGTTGTTGCAAATAATAGACTCGAAATGGGAGGTATATGCTGCCCATTGAATAATGATGTAGCAAAAAAGAATAATCTGATTGCTCATGAGGTTGCATCAGATATCAAAGTGGTAATCGTTAATCCTAAAAATCCTTTGACAAATCTTTCATTAAAACAGGTATCAGACATTCACAAGGGGCATATAAAAAAATGGAAAGAGGTTGGTGGATATAATAAACCAATAGCTGTTATTTTCAGACAGCACTGCCAGGACAAGGAAGAACCTGTCAGGGAACTACTCGGCATAGATAAAATTTCAGAAAAGGCTATTGTAGTCAATACTGATAAAGAGGTTATCGAATATGTTGAAAAATTTCCTGCTGCTATAGGTATAACAAGCAGGGTTTTTGCTAAAAAGGCAAGGGTGAAGATGATTAATATAGATGGAATCTCTCCAACACCTGAAAATACAGAAAAGGGCATTTATAAATTAAAAGGAGGGCTTTATGTTATTACAAAAGGACAGCCATCAGGCGATGTGAAGAAATTCATAGATTTTATTCTAAGTAGAGAAGGACAATCTATAATAGGTAAGGAATTTGCAAAGGTGAAATGA
- the crcB gene encoding fluoride efflux transporter CrcB — protein sequence MNYLIVGIGGFLGAISRYGLALWIGQKWGRSFPFGTFVINVSGSFFIGLLMYLFTEKFMVNPQWRLLLVVGFLGAYTTFSTFEYETGRLVKDGEWLIALMNVIFSVFAGFVALKIGELIAKSI from the coding sequence ATGAATTATCTCATAGTAGGTATAGGTGGTTTTTTAGGGGCAATAAGCAGATATGGCCTTGCATTATGGATTGGCCAGAAATGGGGAAGGAGTTTTCCTTTCGGCACATTTGTTATCAATGTTAGTGGAAGCTTTTTCATAGGACTCCTCATGTATCTGTTTACTGAGAAATTCATGGTAAACCCTCAATGGAGGCTTTTGTTGGTAGTAGGATTCCTCGGTGCATACACAACCTTTTCGACTTTTGAATATGAAACAGGCAGGTTAGTGAAAGATGGTGAGTGGTTGATTGCATTAATGAATGTGATTTTCAGCGTTTTTGCTGGATTTGTTGCATTGAAGATCGGTGAATTAATTGCAAAAAGTATATAG
- a CDS encoding HAD family hydrolase: MFELDIPGFGFVRLEHLVSDFTGTLSVDGRLVIGVRERLNRISEFLKIHILTADTFGRAKEELKGINCEVHILGGEDHDIQKEEYVKNLGAENVIALGNGNNDRRMLQAAKIGITVCLNEGCSIDAIKSADIFVNSPIDALELLLNFKRLKATLRS, from the coding sequence ATGTTTGAGCTTGATATCCCAGGATTTGGTTTTGTTAGACTTGAACACCTTGTCTCTGACTTTACAGGCACTCTCTCTGTTGATGGAAGGCTTGTGATAGGGGTGAGGGAAAGGTTAAACAGAATCTCAGAGTTTCTCAAAATCCACATACTTACAGCAGATACCTTTGGAAGGGCAAAGGAGGAACTCAAGGGCATAAACTGTGAGGTTCACATCCTTGGAGGTGAAGACCATGATATACAAAAAGAGGAATATGTAAAAAATCTCGGTGCAGAGAATGTTATCGCCCTCGGTAACGGGAATAACGATAGGAGAATGCTTCAGGCTGCAAAGATTGGCATTACGGTTTGTCTTAATGAAGGGTGCTCAATAGATGCCATAAAATCAGCGGATATTTTTGTAAATTCACCTATTGACGCCCTTGAATTACTACTGAATTTCAAAAGACTAAAAGCAACCTTGAGGTCTTAG
- a CDS encoding cation:proton antiporter yields the protein MQDVWGLAALWIGLALIATLLSIWLRIATALSEIIVGTVAQLLIGALIGTTLGSDTPWIKFLSGTGAIVLTFLAGAELDPDVFKVKWKEATVIGLIAFFAPFLGCTAFAYYLIGWTVKSSWLAGVALSTTSVAVVYAVMLELGLNKTEFGKAILAACFVNDLGTVIALGMIFSPFTIKTLIFVIVSVIVFFVLPYLTPRFFKKYGGRPSELEAKYLLLFLFGMGYLAVWSGSEAVLPAYIVGMVLAGTVGKDHVLIRRLRTLTFGMLTPFYFIRAGSYVSIPMLVAAPLALLILFMGKMITKYLGVYPVTKAFRYANKEGMYTTLLMSTGLTFGSISALFGFSHGIIDQQQYSLLIAAVIGSAVIPTLIANTFYLPKYLLPKKEEEKDA from the coding sequence ATGCAAGATGTATGGGGATTGGCAGCATTATGGATTGGTCTTGCATTAATAGCAACACTACTTTCCATATGGCTCCGTATTGCAACAGCACTTTCAGAAATAATTGTGGGTACTGTTGCACAGCTGCTAATCGGCGCATTAATAGGAACAACATTAGGTTCTGATACGCCGTGGATTAAGTTTTTATCAGGTACAGGTGCCATTGTTCTTACATTTCTTGCTGGTGCTGAATTAGACCCTGATGTCTTTAAGGTAAAATGGAAAGAGGCTACTGTCATCGGGCTCATTGCCTTTTTTGCGCCATTTTTAGGATGCACTGCCTTTGCATATTATCTCATCGGATGGACAGTTAAATCGAGCTGGCTTGCGGGTGTTGCCCTTTCAACCACATCTGTTGCAGTGGTATATGCAGTTATGCTTGAGTTGGGCCTGAACAAAACCGAATTTGGAAAGGCTATCCTTGCTGCCTGTTTTGTAAATGACCTCGGAACTGTTATCGCCCTCGGCATGATATTTTCGCCATTTACAATAAAGACGCTTATTTTTGTTATTGTAAGCGTTATTGTATTTTTTGTCTTGCCTTACCTTACTCCCCGTTTTTTCAAAAAATACGGTGGCAGACCCTCTGAACTTGAGGCCAAATACCTTTTGCTTTTCTTGTTCGGCATGGGCTATCTTGCTGTATGGTCTGGAAGCGAGGCAGTACTGCCGGCATATATTGTGGGAATGGTGCTTGCCGGGACAGTGGGTAAGGACCATGTTCTGATCAGGAGGCTGAGGACACTGACATTTGGCATGCTCACTCCATTTTACTTTATCAGGGCAGGCTCTTATGTATCAATTCCAATGCTTGTTGCTGCACCTTTAGCGCTTCTGATTCTTTTCATGGGAAAGATGATAACCAAATATCTGGGAGTATATCCTGTGACAAAGGCATTTAGATATGCCAATAAGGAAGGAATGTATACAACACTTCTTATGTCCACTGGTCTTACATTTGGGTCTATATCTGCCCTGTTTGGTTTTTCTCATGGAATAATAGACCAGCAGCAATATTCTCTGCTGATCGCTGCAGTGATCGGAAGCGCTGTAATACCAACGCTTATTGCAAATACATTCTATCTGCCAAAATATTTATTGCCAAAAAAGGAGGAAGAAAAAGATGCTTAA
- a CDS encoding nitrate/sulfonate/bicarbonate ABC transporter ATP-binding protein, whose protein sequence is MPEIILETKGLTKSYPMSGGKELSVLEDINIQVREGEFVSILGPSGAGKSTLLRILVGLTTPSKGEVLYHGIPLPKAYPKIAMVFQSFALFPWLTVLENVELGLKSQGLSDDVAREKSVRMLDIVGLDGFEDAYPRELSGGMRQRVGIARAIVVEPEILFMDEPFSALDILTADNLRGELLDLWIKKKMPIKSIIFVTHNIEEAAFLSDRAIVLSHNPGRVKADFFIDLPHERDKNSREFKHTVDRIFTILTRPTKEVSFLLEKERYQFLPHVKIGAIAGLIEMVHDKGDRVDISILASDLSMEVDDIFPLIEASVFLGFGEIREGDFIITDMGRQFSEADTLKKKELFRTTALNNIQLLKQIMHVLQTTSKHRMSEDFFLEILGNHFTPDEAWNQLETAIDWGRYAELFAYDYDSGELYLEEEEVVEK, encoded by the coding sequence ATGCCAGAGATAATTTTAGAGACAAAGGGTCTTACAAAATCCTATCCTATGAGCGGAGGTAAAGAACTTTCCGTGCTTGAGGATATCAATATTCAGGTAAGAGAAGGTGAATTCGTCTCAATTCTCGGACCTTCGGGAGCTGGTAAATCTACTCTCCTAAGAATACTCGTGGGTTTGACAACTCCTTCTAAAGGAGAAGTCCTCTATCATGGCATTCCCTTGCCAAAGGCTTATCCGAAGATTGCTATGGTATTTCAGAGTTTTGCGCTGTTTCCTTGGCTTACAGTTCTTGAGAATGTCGAACTTGGTTTAAAGTCTCAGGGTCTTTCTGATGATGTAGCAAGAGAGAAATCTGTAAGGATGCTCGACATTGTCGGACTGGATGGATTTGAAGATGCTTATCCAAGAGAACTCTCAGGGGGCATGAGGCAAAGAGTTGGTATAGCCCGTGCTATTGTTGTGGAGCCAGAGATTCTTTTTATGGATGAGCCGTTTTCAGCCCTTGATATTCTTACTGCAGATAATCTGAGAGGTGAGCTGTTAGATTTGTGGATCAAGAAAAAAATGCCTATCAAATCTATTATATTTGTAACTCATAACATTGAAGAGGCTGCGTTTCTTTCTGACAGGGCAATTGTTTTAAGTCATAATCCCGGGAGGGTTAAAGCAGACTTTTTTATTGACCTTCCACATGAGAGGGACAAAAACTCAAGAGAATTCAAGCATACTGTGGACAGGATTTTCACCATCCTCACGAGACCAACAAAGGAAGTGTCTTTTTTGCTCGAAAAGGAGAGGTACCAATTCTTGCCTCATGTGAAGATCGGAGCTATTGCTGGCTTAATAGAGATGGTGCATGACAAAGGAGACAGAGTTGATATTTCAATCCTTGCATCTGACCTTAGTATGGAGGTTGATGACATATTCCCGCTCATTGAGGCTTCGGTTTTTCTTGGATTTGGAGAGATTAGAGAAGGAGATTTTATTATCACCGACATGGGCAGGCAATTCTCAGAGGCTGATACCCTGAAAAAGAAGGAGCTATTCAGAACTACTGCTCTGAACAACATACAATTGCTGAAACAGATCATGCATGTTTTACAGACAACTTCAAAACACAGGATGTCAGAAGATTTCTTTTTGGAAATCCTCGGAAACCATTTCACTCCAGATGAGGCATGGAACCAGCTTGAGACTGCCATTGACTGGGGTAGATATGCAGAACTTTTTGCATATGATTACGATAGTGGAGAATTATATCTTGAAGAAGAAGAAGTAGTAGAAAAATAA
- a CDS encoding DUF190 domain-containing protein: MVRQGPAKKLTIYIDETDRFGGKPVYEVLMNIFYKKKIAGVSVFRGVAGYGTDGVFHTSKMLELSSSMPVKIEVVDSEEMINKVLPDVYHVVEKGLVEISDTNVVKCCPKAAESKEEVQKRMKLEGKAKMLRVIVSEDDKWEGEPLYEAIVKRFIMMDIAGATVYKAIAGYGPHRRFHKKRTLTSTGELPMLITVIDSEENINKVLPILDDMVKEGIVILSDVNVIKYTHRDINPEML, translated from the coding sequence ATGGTAAGACAGGGACCTGCAAAAAAACTCACGATTTATATTGATGAGACTGACAGGTTTGGCGGTAAGCCTGTTTATGAAGTATTGATGAATATCTTTTACAAAAAGAAGATAGCGGGCGTCAGCGTCTTCAGGGGAGTGGCAGGTTACGGCACTGATGGTGTCTTTCATACATCAAAGATGCTTGAACTTTCCTCGAGCATGCCGGTGAAGATAGAGGTTGTGGACTCAGAGGAGATGATAAATAAGGTTTTGCCTGATGTTTATCATGTTGTTGAAAAGGGGCTGGTGGAGATTTCAGATACAAATGTTGTCAAGTGCTGTCCGAAGGCAGCAGAAAGTAAAGAGGAGGTGCAGAAGAGGATGAAACTTGAGGGTAAGGCAAAGATGCTCAGGGTTATAGTGAGCGAGGATGATAAATGGGAAGGTGAACCTCTTTATGAGGCTATTGTAAAGAGATTCATCATGATGGACATTGCAGGTGCAACTGTGTACAAGGCGATTGCAGGCTATGGCCCTCACAGGAGGTTTCATAAAAAGAGGACCCTCACAAGCACAGGTGAATTGCCGATGCTTATTACGGTTATTGATTCAGAGGAGAATATAAATAAAGTCCTGCCGATACTTGATGATATGGTAAAAGAGGGGATTGTTATACTTTCTGATGTCAATGTGATAAAATATACACACAGGGATATAAATCCTGAGATGTTATAA
- a CDS encoding universal stress protein encodes MLKRILVAFDGSSQSYQAFDFALEMSKLCPGAAPEIFVVSVAQPPEPADIVEVDAIIDSATEHYEELFKKLRERAKERNLEIKTEVVVGHPADQIVKYAKDKNCDMVVLGQRGKSKIESYLLGSVSKRVATYAPCTVTIVKK; translated from the coding sequence ATGCTTAAAAGAATACTTGTAGCCTTTGACGGCTCATCACAATCCTATCAGGCCTTTGACTTTGCCCTTGAGATGTCAAAATTGTGTCCTGGTGCAGCACCCGAGATATTTGTGGTCTCTGTTGCACAGCCTCCTGAGCCCGCTGATATAGTTGAGGTTGATGCCATAATTGATAGTGCTACTGAACATTACGAAGAACTCTTTAAGAAATTGAGGGAGAGGGCAAAGGAACGGAATCTGGAGATAAAGACAGAGGTGGTTGTCGGCCATCCTGCAGACCAGATAGTTAAATATGCAAAAGATAAGAATTGTGATATGGTTGTCCTTGGTCAGAGGGGAAAGTCAAAGATAGAAAGCTATCTTCTCGGTTCTGTATCAAAGAGGGTTGCAACCTATGCACCATGCACAGTGACGATAGTGAAGAAGTAG
- a CDS encoding ABC transporter permease, with translation MLKIPISIPALPFRFKLIDAIVLIFIISILSLIIYVASGWRYEMQPSVEISLDPANIPIYSMNSLLRIFLAYILSLVFSIWYGYTANRSRLHEKVMIPLLDILQSIPVLSFLPGVVLAMIAIFPHRRLSIELASILLIFTGQVWNMAFSYYNSINTIPKELIEVTKVFRLSRFVKFFRLDLPFSAIGLVWNSMMSVAGGWFFLMACEMFVLKDRDFRLPGIGSYIQTAANHGDMMHVLYGIGTMIFLIIILDILIWRPLVAWSQKFRMETVQAEDERESFVLNVIRKSSFVEKINCLFVRITKKFEVFYDRISSNSKTPLAWLRKVIKIILFIATIVAISWAGLRAIKLFLSLSVEAYLSVFTAAGFSILRTSAALLIATLWTVPLGVYIGMNPKAARILQPIVQVVASIPATAVFPVILLFLIKLGGGLAMGSIFLMLLGTQWYILFNVIAGASAIPQDLKETAQLYGLKGIRKWKVLILPGIFPYLVTGLITATGGAWNASIVSEYVTFGGETMKTRGLGSLISESTVSGDFGLLLVSTVVMAFIVVCVNRLAWKRMFAIAQEKYRLE, from the coding sequence ATGCTCAAGATACCCATTTCGATACCTGCTTTGCCATTCAGGTTTAAGCTGATTGATGCGATAGTTCTAATATTTATCATTAGCATCCTCTCGCTTATTATTTATGTAGCATCAGGCTGGCGTTATGAGATGCAGCCCTCTGTTGAAATCAGCCTTGATCCTGCAAATATTCCCATTTATTCTATGAATTCACTCCTCAGGATATTTCTTGCCTATATCCTTTCCCTTGTTTTCTCCATTTGGTATGGATATACTGCAAACAGGAGCAGGCTCCACGAAAAGGTTATGATTCCGCTTTTAGATATTCTCCAATCTATACCTGTGTTGTCTTTTCTTCCCGGAGTAGTTCTGGCCATGATAGCTATCTTTCCACATCGAAGGCTCAGTATAGAGCTTGCTTCTATTTTGCTCATCTTTACAGGACAAGTCTGGAACATGGCCTTCAGCTACTACAACTCGATCAATACAATACCAAAGGAACTTATAGAAGTAACAAAGGTGTTCAGGCTCAGCAGGTTTGTGAAGTTCTTTAGACTCGATCTTCCATTCAGTGCTATTGGGCTTGTATGGAATAGTATGATGTCAGTGGCAGGAGGGTGGTTTTTTCTCATGGCATGTGAGATGTTTGTGCTTAAAGATAGGGATTTCCGGTTGCCGGGCATAGGGTCTTACATACAGACCGCTGCAAATCATGGGGATATGATGCATGTCCTATACGGAATTGGAACCATGATATTTCTTATCATTATTTTAGATATATTGATATGGCGTCCTTTAGTGGCATGGTCGCAAAAATTCAGGATGGAAACTGTTCAGGCAGAAGATGAGAGGGAGTCATTCGTGCTCAATGTTATCAGAAAATCTTCATTTGTCGAAAAAATAAACTGTCTTTTTGTTCGCATAACAAAAAAGTTCGAGGTATTCTATGATAGAATTAGCAGTAATTCAAAGACGCCTTTAGCATGGCTGCGTAAGGTGATAAAGATTATTTTATTTATTGCAACTATTGTTGCGATCTCTTGGGCAGGTCTCAGGGCTATAAAGTTATTTTTAAGTCTCAGTGTGGAAGCCTATCTTTCTGTGTTCACTGCCGCCGGATTTTCAATACTCAGGACATCAGCGGCATTATTAATTGCAACTCTGTGGACAGTGCCATTAGGAGTATATATAGGCATGAATCCAAAGGCAGCGCGGATACTCCAGCCTATCGTGCAAGTAGTTGCCTCGATACCTGCTACTGCTGTGTTTCCTGTAATCCTGCTTTTTCTTATAAAACTCGGAGGAGGTCTTGCAATGGGATCGATATTCTTGATGCTGCTTGGCACGCAATGGTACATCCTTTTCAATGTCATTGCTGGTGCATCTGCTATCCCTCAGGACCTGAAAGAAACAGCGCAACTCTACGGATTAAAAGGAATAAGGAAGTGGAAGGTGCTGATTCTTCCCGGCATATTTCCATATCTTGTGACAGGCCTTATCACAGCTACCGGGGGAGCATGGAATGCGAGCATTGTGTCAGAATATGTGACTTTCGGAGGCGAGACCATGAAGACAAGAGGGCTTGGCAGCCTAATAAGTGAGTCAACTGTATCTGGAGATTTTGGTCTGCTCCTTGTGAGTACAGTTGTAATGGCATTCATTGTGGTATGTGTGAATAGATTAGCATGGAAGAGAATGTTTGCGATTGCGCAGGAGAAATACAGGCTTGAATGA
- a CDS encoding dynamin family protein, which yields MSVSTYSYLKNELLSCIDEMLTIEAIRGCPCEELREKIEKNTFNLVVVGQFKRGKTSLINALLGADILPVAVVPLTSIVTIMTYGEALRIKVYFNDGRVSEIKPESLPEYVTEKGNPKNIKDVSEVIITYPSPYLKDGVRLIDTPGVGSIYQHNTDVAYQYLPKSDAALFLLSVDQPMSKAELDFLNDVKEYSNKIFFLLNKADYLNEKDLQESIEFSKGVLRDVMGVDVKIFPVSARLALEAKQSNSQEMLQKSRLPEFSDVLNRFLMEEKGKILILSVTNNLLRIISQARFEIELELKSLTAPLDELQKKVSVFETKKQEVLLEKQDFDILLDGETKRLLKNILDEDIEKFKKELMPQVMANLENYYNENKGMSLKELHKALEQQVITEVKQAFSGWRVIEDEKLAKAFESICKRFILKINDTVDELLKFSSELFQIPFDAIKAEALWTVKSGFYYKFKDEPVGLEMLAGTLTLALPKFIGERIILKKMKEYLHQVIDIQSGRVRYDFAERLDKSKLDFRWEMLQRIDATIEGISAAIKKGMTQRQRGEKEVKEREQVLIEMSEKLNEINDKLLEIRGDVYV from the coding sequence ATGTCGGTCTCAACATACTCTTACTTAAAGAATGAACTTTTAAGTTGCATTGATGAGATGCTCACCATTGAGGCAATCCGCGGCTGTCCATGTGAGGAATTAAGGGAAAAGATAGAGAAGAACACCTTTAATCTCGTTGTTGTAGGGCAGTTCAAGAGGGGAAAGACGAGCCTCATTAATGCCCTCCTTGGTGCAGATATACTGCCTGTTGCAGTTGTGCCTCTGACATCTATTGTTACGATCATGACCTATGGTGAGGCATTGAGGATAAAGGTCTATTTCAATGATGGAAGGGTTTCTGAGATAAAACCTGAGAGTCTGCCGGAATATGTTACAGAAAAGGGCAATCCAAAGAATATAAAGGATGTCAGCGAGGTCATAATCACCTATCCTTCGCCTTATCTTAAAGATGGTGTAAGGCTCATAGACACACCAGGTGTTGGCTCAATTTATCAGCACAATACAGATGTGGCATACCAGTACCTGCCAAAGTCTGATGCTGCTTTATTTCTTCTTTCTGTTGACCAGCCCATGAGCAAGGCAGAACTGGATTTCCTTAATGATGTAAAGGAATACTCAAACAAGATATTCTTTTTGCTGAACAAGGCAGACTATTTGAATGAGAAGGACCTTCAGGAATCCATTGAATTCTCAAAGGGTGTGCTCAGGGATGTGATGGGAGTGGATGTAAAGATCTTTCCCGTATCTGCAAGGCTTGCCCTTGAGGCAAAGCAATCTAACTCTCAAGAAATGCTTCAGAAGAGCAGACTCCCTGAATTTTCAGATGTCCTTAATAGATTTCTCATGGAGGAGAAGGGAAAGATACTCATACTCTCAGTGACCAATAATCTCCTGAGAATCATATCCCAGGCAAGGTTTGAGATAGAACTGGAATTAAAATCCCTGACAGCGCCTCTTGATGAACTACAAAAAAAAGTCAGTGTATTTGAAACCAAAAAACAGGAGGTACTCCTTGAGAAACAGGACTTTGACATACTCCTTGACGGAGAGACAAAGAGGCTTCTGAAGAATATCCTTGATGAAGATATTGAAAAATTTAAGAAGGAACTGATGCCACAGGTCATGGCAAATCTTGAAAACTACTATAATGAAAATAAAGGCATGAGTTTAAAGGAACTCCACAAGGCACTGGAACAGCAGGTCATAACAGAGGTAAAACAGGCATTCAGCGGCTGGCGTGTTATTGAAGATGAAAAATTAGCAAAGGCATTTGAATCAATATGCAAGAGGTTCATACTGAAGATTAATGACACGGTTGATGAACTCCTTAAATTTTCATCTGAACTCTTCCAGATACCCTTCGATGCAATTAAGGCGGAGGCATTATGGACTGTGAAGTCGGGATTTTATTACAAATTCAAGGACGAGCCTGTGGGGCTTGAGATGCTTGCTGGAACTCTTACACTCGCCCTTCCAAAGTTCATTGGTGAAAGGATTATCTTAAAGAAGATGAAGGAATACCTCCATCAGGTCATTGATATACAGTCAGGAAGGGTGAGGTATGACTTTGCAGAAAGGCTTGACAAGAGCAAGCTTGACTTCAGATGGGAGATGCTCCAGAGGATTGATGCAACCATTGAGGGCATCAGTGCTGCAATAAAAAAGGGGATGACCCAGAGACAGAGGGGAGAGAAAGAGGTTAAGGAAAGGGAACAGGTGTTGATAGAAATGTCAGAGAAGCTGAATGAGATAAATGATAAACTATTAGAAATAAGAGGAGATGTTTATGTTTGA
- a CDS encoding MFS transporter, with protein MKENKKFFGFGRNVFVSGLVSFFMDISSEMIYPLVPLFLANVIGVNKSIIGLIEGIAESTASLLKVFSGWFSDRIGNRKWLMVVGYGISTLSRPIVALAATWHYVMGFRFMDRFGKGIRTAPRDAIIAESTEKQYLGRAFSFHRSLDTMGAVIGPAIAFSLLGLFPDDYRKVFWLSMIPGIIAVLLIILFITEKKRTSASHTDKPKLTMKHFDWRFRFFIVITGIFAFGNSSDVFLILRAQQIGVPTVMIPVVYLLFNLIYLLSAIPAGIAADRFGKKRIILFGFILFAILYGGFAVAGSTTTIWLLFAFYGLFMGLTEGIQKAFLATIIPQDFKATAFGIYNTVVGIAMFPASLIGGWLWDNISPSATFYFGSITAILSAALFVIYIYIFLKRPCQ; from the coding sequence GTGAAAGAAAATAAAAAGTTCTTTGGTTTTGGCCGCAATGTGTTTGTAAGCGGACTGGTGAGTTTTTTCATGGATATAAGTTCGGAGATGATATATCCCCTTGTCCCGCTATTTCTGGCAAATGTCATTGGTGTAAACAAATCAATTATCGGCCTTATAGAAGGTATTGCGGAGTCAACTGCAAGTTTGCTTAAGGTATTTTCAGGGTGGTTTTCTGACAGGATAGGGAACAGAAAATGGCTGATGGTCGTTGGATACGGGATTTCTACTTTAAGCAGACCAATTGTTGCCCTTGCTGCAACATGGCATTATGTCATGGGATTCCGATTTATGGATAGGTTTGGCAAAGGCATTCGCACTGCACCTCGCGATGCGATTATTGCAGAATCAACAGAAAAGCAATATCTCGGAAGGGCATTCAGTTTTCACCGTTCTCTGGATACAATGGGCGCAGTAATCGGTCCTGCAATTGCCTTCTCCCTCCTTGGGCTTTTTCCTGACGATTACCGCAAGGTCTTCTGGCTCTCCATGATACCAGGAATTATCGCGGTGCTATTGATAATACTCTTTATCACAGAAAAGAAAAGGACATCCGCCAGCCATACAGATAAACCAAAACTGACCATGAAACACTTCGACTGGAGATTTAGATTTTTTATTGTCATCACCGGTATTTTTGCATTCGGCAATTCAAGCGATGTATTCCTTATATTGAGGGCGCAGCAGATAGGAGTCCCAACGGTTATGATCCCTGTTGTTTATCTCTTATTTAATCTCATTTATTTATTATCAGCTATCCCTGCGGGTATTGCAGCAGACAGGTTTGGAAAGAAAAGAATTATACTTTTTGGGTTTATTTTGTTTGCAATACTTTATGGCGGATTTGCGGTCGCAGGAAGCACAACCACTATCTGGCTACTGTTCGCCTTTTATGGTCTCTTCATGGGGCTTACAGAGGGCATACAAAAGGCATTTCTTGCAACCATAATACCGCAGGATTTTAAGGCAACAGCCTTTGGGATTTACAATACAGTTGTCGGAATTGCAATGTTTCCTGCAAGTCTTATAGGCGGATGGCTATGGGATAATATTTCTCCATCCGCAACATTTTATTTTGGTTCAATCACAGCAATTCTATCAGCAGCACTGTTTGTCATTTATATATACATATTCCTGAAACGCCCATGTCAGTGA